The region AGTTTCGTCAATTTGCTTATGTTCTGTCTTGTCTTTCACATGGTACAAGGCACATTGgtaattcaaagaattaggaaccATTACTCTTGCTCACAACAAGAAAGGGTGCAAATGTACAAGAACAAAGCAAAGGGCATTGTGGGTATTTTGGTCAACCTAAAAAAACAAGAAAAGTCAAAGCCTACTCTTTCTAattctcatggaaatgaaaagctaCAAGCTGCAACAAGTTAAATCTTGTCTTCTGGTTATTGTAGaatatataaatcaaaataacagCCTGTGTTTGTTTGCTACTCTGATATGTCGACAGAatagaagaaaagaaaaatattgaTTATAAAAAGGACTAATGTACTGAATGGAAAATTGAAAGCAAAAACCTCTGATACTTTTATTCATGATAGAAGGCTATATATAGCCCACTTAAAAGCCACATGTAAAAACAAGAAAAAGCCTAAAGACTCGTACCACCTACTGACCCATTCTTCCCATGTGCTCCAAAGTCCATGGAATTGGTCAAACAAAGTAAAACAATTCTATCTACTAAGGTAATAAAATATAAGATAATAAATACTTATTATAACCAAAGTTTCAGCCATGCATGTAAAATTGTGACTACCAAACCGATTAATAAACCAACAATCACCCCCTTAATCGGTTTGTTTTTTAATCCCACTAGATCACAGCAATGTCGGCTCCTCCTTGATGATCAAGTTTGCTTCTTTTTCCCACTTTGGACATTCATTGTTGTAATGACCGAATTCACCACATTTGTAGCATTTTACGTGACTCTTGTCCCGAACACATTCCTTACCATCTTGGATCCTCCCGGACCCACGACCTCTTCCCCGACCACGTCCAAAGCCATCCCGATGCGAACCGCCACTGCCACAATGCATACAACCATCCGACTTTTCTTCTCTTGACAACAACAACCCACCATGAACATCCTCCACCTTCTCGGATCCTTTGATACGCTCCTCATATGCCTTTAGTCTACCGACGGCTTCATCAAAAAACATCGTATCCAACTCAAAGCATTGCTCAATCGACGCCACAATTTGAAGAAAAGACTTGGGCATAGAATCAAGTAACCTTTTCACCAAGTCAACTTCTTCAAGTTCATGTCCGAGACTCCGTGCTTTCGAAGCTAAACCACTCAACTTGGCTGCAAAATCATCAACGGTTTCTCCCTCCTTCATACGCAAGCTTTCTAGTTCCCTCTTCAAAGTTGCTAATCGAGCCGTTCTTACTCGATCCACACCCAAATACAGAGTTTTTAATCCTTCCCAAACCCTTTTTGGATCGGTGTAATCGGACATTTGCAACACCATCTCTTCAGGTATTGCTTGAAACAAGAAAGCAAGAGCTTGTTTCTTCTTCTTTGGATCCGATTCTCCACCCGGTGGCTTTGCTTCAACAGTCTCCCATATGCCATGTGCATCCATGATGGACTTTACTTTGACTGCCCATACCGGATAGTTGGTTGGGGTCAAAACCGGAATCTGATATGACATTGAACCACCAGCTTTTACTGCCAATGCCATTTTTCCTTTCTTGTGACAACCCCAAACTTTTCAGATCCAACCCGTTCCAATTGAGACTCCTCTTCCACCAGTCAAGAAAACCAAGCTCCTGCTTCTTCTGTTTTCTTTTACCAGCTGTGAGTAAGAAAAATCAAAACCCACCCGTTCTGATTTCTTTCCGCTTCTCTTCCCCGCTTCTGGTTAAGCTCTCTTTAACCCGGAACAAGGATCATCAAGGATGGAGCTGCATCTTTTTCTTGTTATAAGAACTTACACCCCCTTCAAGAGAACCTTGGTTCTTTGATACCAAATGTAGaatatataaatcaaaataacagCCTGTTTGTTTGCTACTCTGATATGTCGACAGAatagaagaaaagaaaaatattgaTTATAAAAAGAACTAATGTACTGAATGGAAAATTGAAAGCAAAAACCTCTGATACTTTTATTCATGATAGAAGGCTATATATAGCCCTCTTAAAAGCCACATGCAAAAACAAGAAAAGAGCCTAAAGACTCGTACCACCTACTGACCCATTCTTCCCATGTGCTCCAAAGTCCATGGAATTGGTCAAACAAAGAAAAACAATTCTATCTACGAAGCTAATAAAATATAAGATAATAAATACTTATTATAACCAAAGTTTCAGCCATGCATGTAAAATTGTGACTACCAAACCGATTAATAAACCAACAGTTATTAGTATTACAACAAAGTGGAATGCAAGTAGAAGAAAGGAGAATGTTTTGTTGACCATGAAACATGGTGTGGTCATTGATGTCATTTGAAGCTCAAGATAGGATATGTTTTGATCTGTTCTAGGCATGTTTTATCTAAAATGGTTGTATGGATGTACACGTGAAGGACAACATAAACATGTAATGGGTACATCGGTCCAAGTTGGAATAAGAAAAAGGGAAGGCGCCGGGGACAAGTCGCATGGGAAGCAACAAATGAAACGGATCgggaaagaaagaaaagaaaagtcaGCAACTATATATCTACATGTAATTTCCATGGGTTCCTATGGTTGCTTTCATTATTAATTAAACCATATCAGTAATGAAAGACAAAAGATTCGCCCAAGATAGAAAAAAAGAGCTACAAGGGTAATGTAGTCATAAGAAGTACATGGAGCACATATTAGAGTATTTGTGTGTAGCTGCTTTCAAAAATAAGTAAACAACTTGTACTTATTTCAGATAGAAGTCATGAAAAGTACATAGTTATTTGCAAATGGCTCTTTAGGTAAAAGTGAAAAAGAATCGGTGAATGGTTTATAATAAAATTAAAGCATGATTAACTCTGTTGGTGATTGTTCAAAAAAAACATGATGCAACCAACAAAAAGATATGAAGTACAAGCTTTAACAGCTACAGGTGTGATACATGCATAACAAGGCTAGGAAGGGAATTTCTCTCATTTTCATGGACATTTCTGTGTACATAATTAAAAGGGATCAGCGACAGCATCTCTTCTAAAAAGCTGTATAGAAAACATGCAAAGCAGGAGTTAATTGGTCCAAGTGTTTATTAAAAGACAAAGCATGAAATATATCGTTGTTGTTATCTTTTGGATATCAAAGAGAAAATTGATTGTTTATGAGTATATGCTGTCAACGATGTGCTTGCCTTCAACAGGAAATGGAAAGAAGGTTATTATATGGCTGCTTTGTGATAAAGTTGCGCATACTGTTACATGTTATAAGAGAAAGACATCTTGCTAACTACTCTTTTTCAACAGAGACGGATTTTCATCTGCTTTAGGGACATGTTTTATTCTTAGCTATGATAGTAGTaggaaatgcaaaaaaaaaaaattgcaaggCAAAGGATATGGGGATTATTATCAGATTAAATGCAGTCGAGAGCCAAGATGCTCCAAGAACCCTATTAGAGTTTCAATAATAGATTAGTGCCTAGGTGCATATAACAATGTTCCATTTCATTTTGATTTAAGTCGAATTGCTTTTGGTGCAATGGTGAATCCAAGATCAGATGATAATATTCGTAATCTCGGCCAAGTTGATATTCAGTATCAAAGGGTTACATGCTATTTTGGTAGAACAAAGATGGCTTCCTTCTTAGTTGTAGAAAAAGTCTCATGAGGTGTATTGTGCTTCGGAATTCATTTCAAACTCGATTCTTTTAAATCAATGATCAATATATGTCGGCTGATAATAAAAATTGTGCTCCATGAGAATCTTACGAAAACAAATCCAGAGAGTTGAGTTATGTTGGCCTTCCCCTTCTCAACAACTAATGAAATTAGGTGCAATGTTACTATAACCCGATCTTTTTCTGGGTGCATTAGGCGTCAGAACTTGTCTCTAGGGTGTCTATGTATCCAGCTTCAAGTTTCAGGGAGCTATAAAGATTTGTTGCTTTCAAgacagataataataataataataataataataataataataataataataataataataataataataataataaataaataaataaataatcgatATTTCTAatgttgtttaattgtttatatattttccTTCTAGTTTTTAACTTTATTTCGTTTTAGttcatttaatttttatataaataaataatataatttttttaatgaatttAGAACTATTTGATAGTGAACTATGTGTTCCGAGATGTCATGCTTTATGAGCGGAAACTGATGTTATGGATGAACCACAAGGATAGGGGGTGCATTCAAGTTTTACAAAGGTAAACAAGCTAAAAAAGGTTGTCATGCAGGTATAAATGGTTTTTGAAGCTAAGACATATGTTTCATATGGTTTGGTCTCTTGTGATAATATCATTGTATCTTTCATGTTTTGATGGTGGTATTTCATAAGTCAGGTATTTAACTATTACAAATCACTATCCTTGGAATAAATATTGTCGCATATGCTTTAAATCTCGTGTTCACTAGAAGTTAATGACCTAATGAAACTTCACTTCAAAAGTCTTTAACCCAACAAGTCACAATCTTATTTGTTGAGATTAAATGAGCCATGCATCTCTTATATTGAATCCAATGGCAAAGTCTATTCTTCACCTAGAGATATTTTCCTAGCCACAAATGAAAATTCTTATAAAGGCAATAATGTTATTCCCTATCTTATCCGATCCTTTTCTCATGCCTTGACCTCCTAGACTGAGGTATGACATGGTAATATTACAAATTGACGGTGAATACTTGATTATAGACTACAACTAAATTTATGATGTAAGGATTAATCACTTCTTGCCGACAAGTTATCAATGTCAATGATTCACGCTGATTTCACCTCAGCATGATTGAGACTTCCTACTTCTTTCCCACAATTCTTCTAATATAGAACTTGATGATTCATTATGCAATCTACACAATGATAAAAGTTTGAAAGTCTATGCGATGGTTAGGCTGTGTACCATAGTTAATCATACGCACCAACCCATTCTTTCCCTATCATTCTTCTTAAAGGCTTTATGATTCAGCGCAAAATTATAGATACCGATGAGAACTTGAAAAATCTATGTCGACGGGTACATTCTGTACTAGAATGTATTGCACGCATCATTCCATTTTTTCCCTTTATTCTTCTAATAAAAGAAGTTCATGATTCAACATATAAAACCATGCACTGATCAGACTTCGTAATTCTATGTAAATGATCTACTATTGCAACAACACAATAGTGTGATACACTTATCCTATCCGTTAACTTTATTTGATGGTTTCTTTTTATTGCAGGTTACTTGTTgtcttctttatatatatatatatatatatatatatatatatatatatatatatatatatatatatatatatataaaagaaggaAGTACCTGTTGATGTTGTTAATGGAGAGAAATGTCTAGTTTTGCTACATTGTTACTTGATCATTATTTGAATAGTAGACGCTGTTAAATGAAGAAGGCTATATATCTAAGGGGAGCAAAACTTAGATGTTGTTTATATGAGGGGGAGAAAAATCTAAGAGGGAGCAGAGATCAACATTCTACTTCATAAGTAGTTATTCATTCATCATTTCATTCTTTATTAGTTTGGTATTGACATCATTAAATAGTGGGGAATTGATGGGTCACTCAATAGTATAGATTTGATGATGCAAATTATATAAACTATAGTTATAGTTAGTTAGTTAATCTGAAGATATGATGATGGAAGTTCATATGTTGAAGACTGAAGAACATCCCCTGATAAGTGAAAGGCCTTGAAGACTCTATCAGCACCAAAGGCATAAAGACACTATCTACTGAATACTGATCAGTGTATCTAGACGCTgatggttatgcattgatgacaCACTGATCGGGTGATATGTTGATGACACTCGGTGATGGTACTATATGTTGAAGCTAAAGCTGAAGCAGATCTCCCAGACGTTGAAGTTGATGCTCTGATTAGCGTCTGATGTGTTGGTGTTGATATTGGATTTGAAGAAGATCTTATCTGATACATTCCTTACATACCATATTAGTTTATATGTAAATTAGATACAATCCCTTAATTAAACGGAATCACTAAAATATATTAGTATAGATTCTTGTATTAGCATTAAACCCTAATCGTGTCTTGGTGACAATCTTTGTGACAACCGTTCTCTTGGTGAGAGCAtccctttcttggtgaaagacatcTTTGTGATACTTTATTGTTCTTCATTGTTCATTCTTGTTTATATCCGATCTACGAATCTACAAAAGGTTTGGGACCCACAAGCCAACTTGAAATATTGTTTCTAATTCGTTTTTTTTTATCATTGGCAATCTATGTAAGGGTTTTgagattcaagtgaaattgaAGAATCAATTATAATAGTCCTAGTTTACAAATATGAATTAAGTACCTACAAGAAACTAACCTAATTTCTgctactaggtcaagtgcatgatgtgttcTACATGAACGTACCAAGATGCTCGTGTTAAGGAATGACCCGAATTTGATAGTTGCAATAGTcaaagtagttgtagaattcatatatcaatgtgaaatctaagaaCACTATTCCTTATTTCtatttgtttccaagtttctagtaggttaacTTAGTTTCTAGTCACTGAGTCTAGAATGTGTCATGCCTACACATGCAACTGAATTTATTCAATCTAGAATCGACTCGAATTTTGACTGTTGTCACAGTCTCCCCAAGTTGAAagaattttgtcctgaaattcAATTGGTGTCATATTAAATTAGAGCTTAGTCAAATACAAGTATATAGTTGGAGAGGTGGTGACTTGAAAAGCCTTTTGATCATATTGGATTAATTCCTCAATGGAGAGTCGAATCCTAACCATTGCAACCTAGTTGAAAAAGATTATCTAGTTAGAAATTTTTATGAATTAAGAGAGCGTTATAAGTTCTATTGAAGCTCCAACTGCGTTAAGTGCTAAGTCCGAATTAATCCTTAAGTCGTGTTCTAAATCAACACTAAGTCTAAATTAGCCTCCTCATTAAAAGAGATTAACGAAAAAATGCTCATTTTCTGGTTGGCAAATAATTTTGGCAAGATATATTCCAAAATGGGAAGAGGTAGCACAAATGAAAGAGAAGCAGTCGAGGGTAAGTTCTTAAAGATACAAACTAAGGGTAGGCAATGAAGTTTTGGTACATATCAAATGTGAAGATTATACAAGTGTCATCTACAAAATGAATTATGAAATGATTGAGGATGTTCAAGGATACAATTACTATTACAGGTACTCTCACTACAATAAAACCATATTTGAAGAATATACATAGAGAGTAACGAAGGCGATGGATGTTTatgataatttaaataatattatcTAAGCATTATTAGAAGTGTTTTGAAATGATAGGTAAGTTCCCTTTTATCAAAATGTTTAGTAATTCAAGAGAGTTAAGATACAAGTGCAATGACCAAAACGAAGTAGTAAAATAATAATGAAACGTAGAATGTTATTTTAAGAAAGGAGTAAAAATGTCGATCATTGAGAACGGTGCATTGTGAATTTAGTGATTCTAAGACAACATTCTTTTGTAGGATAGATGAtcgtaatattttaaaaaatttatgtttatcatgaaaagaagaaacataagaaatataactcttCACATATATTTATGGTATCTAGAAAGATGATAATGttggattttattttaaaattagtcTAAAATAACTAGAAAAATTCTGGCAAATGGAAGTCTTTAAATTTAGgatataacataaacattttatagcCACCacggatcttcttgcaagttatagaaagattaaaatgCAAACCATagaaaggatgaagaaataacaaccttcgttgttctttgggtcctcttgggaggattggaagttgatgaagaatttgaaacctttgagacaccaacaatgactcaacttgatgtagatgctagtccataaactcttaaacccttaagctttaagttaataaccaatatgaacttaaagagggcATGTAAAAGCAAGTGGTCTTCAAGAAAAGACGAACAAAATGGAGAGAGTAACCTCTTCTTAGGAGGTTATAGTTTCGTCACTCAAAAGGAAGTAAAAAATGAAAGCCTCTAAAGGTGGTCTTAAATTAGAATTAGTGTCCAAGAGTCCTtatcccattaagcacttattataCCAGACGATCTTGTTCCCCATGCACGCATGCCATAATCCTTTCGTTACATTAAATAAATAAGAAGACCATACCTTCTGTTTCCATCAATTTTCGAAAATTGTTTAAAAGGCTTAAATCccacgactttatggattaagaggtctTAAATTAGTCAGATCTACGGATGGAGTGGTTGTCTTAACGATTAAGACCAAAAAAGTAAGGAAATGGAAGTTCGTGGAGTACGTCGTGCATACTCCCAGTTATGAGCAGCGTAAGCCGGAGATGCCCCGTCGCATGCTTAGCAAGTTTGTACGCCTAGCATTACAGGTAGTACACCCAGCATACACTCTAGCTGCTGACTttcttttgacttttgttgattttgacttttggtcaaagttTAGGGTTTTTGACCTAGGGAGGGGCAAAATGGTCCTTTTTCCCTTAGTAGGTATAACCATGGACTTTGGTCTCGTGAGTGGTTTGGAACTTAATTTTATTTAAGGTTAATTATATTGTTAattaggcggagtctagatcCGACAACTCGGGTGCTAGGTTTTCATTTCAttagtatcaggtgagtctcctcacttactCTTACCTGTATCGTAGGCTACTTATAATATCATCACTAGCTGGGTCTAGTTGTTGTGTATTGTTTTGTGATGATATGATCTTTTTTGTGACTGGGGCTGCTGATAGCCAACCAATGGTTACGGATAACCTTACGAGTGTACTGTTAGCTCACTGGGACTTACGATGGTCCTAGGGATGCAGATAACCCATACTTGTTTacttatgatatgttatatgtggtatcttgtggaactcactaagctttgttcttacactTGTTGATTTGTATGTGGTAGGTACTTCGCAGGACCGCGGTAAGGCGAAGGTCTGATTGTACACACGCACTGGGAGTTTACTATTGGGACATGATCTTTTATGTACTTTGATAACTGTGATATTTGTGGTTTTGATATGACTTGTAATTGAT is a window of Lactuca sativa cultivar Salinas chromosome 1, Lsat_Salinas_v11, whole genome shotgun sequence DNA encoding:
- the LOC111890330 gene encoding uncharacterized protein LOC111890330 — translated: MALAVKAGGSMSYQIPVLTPTNYPVWAVKVKSIMDAHGIWETVEAKPPGGESDPKKKKQALAFLFQAIPEEMVLQMSDYTDPKRVWEGLKTLYLGVDRVRTARLATLKRELESLRMKEGETVDDFAAKLSGLASKARSLGHELEEVDLVKRLLDSMPKSFLQIVASIEQCFELDTMFFDEAVGRLKAYEERIKGSEKVEDVHGGLLLSREEKSDGCMHCGSGGSHRDGFGRGRGRGRGSGRIQDGKECVRDKSHVKCYKCGEFGHYNNECPKWEKEANLIIKEEPTLL